The window AGGGCGGCATCGCCAATGATTGACGAGGCGTATACGCAGACACGGGACTTTGTCCAAATCCAAAACCGCATATACCCCATTACGCTTAACCATCCCTTGGCACTTCAAGCTGCACGGGGTGCAGAGGCGGCGGGGCGACAGGGCAAGTACTGGGAAATGCATGATAACCTGTTCGTAAATCAGCCCCTTTGGGAAAAGCAGTCATCTGAAGCATTTAAAGGTACCTTGGATTCCTATGCCAAGGCCTTCAACTTGAATATCGAGCAGTTCCATCGCGATCTAAAGGACGCGACCCTCGATGAACCTATAGATCGGGACATGGCCATGGGAAACAAGATACCCCTTCAGCAAACCCCGCTTTTCTTTATAAACGGTAAGGTAGTGGAAACATTCCCGGCAAATTCCACGGAGTTGGTTGAAATACTAAAGAAGGCAGCTGCTGAAGAGCAGGTTGCGCCAGGGGAAGGGATTACCTACTAGATGATCCCCGCACCCCTTCCAGGCCAGCCGCTGTCTGTTGCGCAGGCTATCACCCTTTTCAATACCGTCCTAGGAGACCTCACCCTGGTTGTGGAGGGGGAGGTTGCAAGCTACGGCGTGAGTCAGGGAAAGTTTGTCTTTTTCGATATAAAGGACGAAGAACACGATGCCCGCCTTGGGTGTTTCATGATGCTCTTCAAGCAAAACGTTCCCTTGGAAGACGGGATGCGCGTCTCGCTTACCTGCCGGCCAAATATCCACCTGAAAAGCGGGAAGTTCAGCCTCACCGTTGAGCGGATTGAGCCTAAGGGCGAGGGGAGTATCAAACGGGCCTATGAGTTGCTTAAGCAGAAATTAGAAGCCGAAGGGCTGTTTGCCGAATCGCGTAAGAGGCCACTGCCGCGCTTCCCCCGCAAGATTGGCATTATCTCTTCTGCTGGTGCGGCGGGCTACGGTGACTTTATGCGCATAGCGGGAGAGCGCCTTTGTTGTGTCGACTTTGTTTTTGCCAACGTGGCTGTGCAGGGGATAGAGGCTGAGGATGATATTGCGTTTGCCTTTGACCATCTCAATAGCCATTACGACCTGGATACCATTGTGTTGGTTCGCGGAGGCGGGAGTATTGAAGACCTGCATGCGTTCAACAGCGAGCGCGTAGCACGGGCCATTGTCCGCTCAAAGGCGCCAGTGATTGTAGGGGTGGGACACGAAAAGGACATTACTATTGCCGATTATTGTGCGGATGTCCGTGCTGCTACACCTTCTAATGCAGCCCAGCTGCTCATTCCAACTACCGAGGATGTAGTGGAGCTGGTTGTCCGCCTCACACAAAGCGGTCGGCGCTTGGTGGAGCGTGCTATAACGTATGCCAATGAGCGCGTGGTGGGAGTGGTGGAAAGGATGCATCAGCAGCTTCTTTTCCGCATTCAGTCCCGTACCCAGTACATTGAACAGCTGACTCGCACCATTACTGCACTCTCGCCTCAAACCACTTTGGAGCGTGGGTACAGCATTACCTGTATTGAGGGTGGTGGGACAGTGCGCAAGGCTGCAGATGTCCAGAAGGGTGACACCCTAATAACCCGCTTCCTTAAGGATTCCATAACATCACAAGTACAATGAGCAAAGAAACAGTATTTCCCCTGCAAGAGAAAGTGACCCGCCTGGAAGAGATTGAAAAATCATTCCAGCAAAATGATTTGGATCTGGACAAGTCATTCGCTCTCCATAAGGAAGCACTCGCCATCGCTAAGGAAGTTCAGGACTATCTTAAGGATGCAGAGCAGACCTTGGAGCAGATTGATATTGCTTCCCTGCGGAAATCCAACTAGTTGTCTAGGGCTTAACAGATTAAATTTTGTGTGGTACAAGGGTTCTAAGGACAACCGGGGCGTCCGGTATAAAAGGAAATTTTAAAGAAAATGGCTTTCTGAGGGAGAAAGTCTGCAAGGCACCATTGCTGCTCATTGTCGTGGGGGGTCGATGTATGTAGAATGGCTTCAACAAGTGCAAATAGCAGAGTAGTAACGTACGTTTAATTGTATGGGACGACACGACTTATCCTTTGAGGAGCCGGTTGATAATGCCCTCGTTTCTTTCGAGGAAGAG of the Verrucomicrobiia bacterium genome contains:
- a CDS encoding thioredoxin domain-containing protein, producing the protein MRGIIICAVLACIAIIGSAILFTLNSSGGGPRVVPMHSSYEQRVADGYWKKGAEQPKVTFLEYLDFQCVPCRAASPMIDEAYTQTRDFVQIQNRIYPITLNHPLALQAARGAEAAGRQGKYWEMHDNLFVNQPLWEKQSSEAFKGTLDSYAKAFNLNIEQFHRDLKDATLDEPIDRDMAMGNKIPLQQTPLFFINGKVVETFPANSTELVEILKKAAAEEQVAPGEGITY
- the xseA gene encoding exodeoxyribonuclease VII large subunit, with translation MIPAPLPGQPLSVAQAITLFNTVLGDLTLVVEGEVASYGVSQGKFVFFDIKDEEHDARLGCFMMLFKQNVPLEDGMRVSLTCRPNIHLKSGKFSLTVERIEPKGEGSIKRAYELLKQKLEAEGLFAESRKRPLPRFPRKIGIISSAGAAGYGDFMRIAGERLCCVDFVFANVAVQGIEAEDDIAFAFDHLNSHYDLDTIVLVRGGGSIEDLHAFNSERVARAIVRSKAPVIVGVGHEKDITIADYCADVRAATPSNAAQLLIPTTEDVVELVVRLTQSGRRLVERAITYANERVVGVVERMHQQLLFRIQSRTQYIEQLTRTITALSPQTTLERGYSITCIEGGGTVRKAADVQKGDTLITRFLKDSITSQVQ
- the xseB gene encoding exodeoxyribonuclease VII small subunit, encoding MSKETVFPLQEKVTRLEEIEKSFQQNDLDLDKSFALHKEALAIAKEVQDYLKDAEQTLEQIDIASLRKSN